In Pleurocapsa sp. PCC 7319, a single genomic region encodes these proteins:
- a CDS encoding nucleoside hydrolase gives MPPKLVLMDHDGAIDDFLSLILLMTMTEVEPLGIVVTPADCYIEAAVSVSRKILDLMQRSYISVARSTVRGLNPFPAHFRRDCTIIDNFPLLNEFEPISTPLAEATGQQFIVQQLQNAPQPVTLMVTGPLTTVAEALSTEPTIVEQIAEIIWMGGALTVRGNVQKAYAPE, from the coding sequence ATGCCTCCAAAGCTAGTCTTAATGGATCATGATGGTGCGATCGATGATTTTTTATCCCTGATCTTGCTCATGACGATGACCGAGGTCGAACCTTTAGGGATTGTTGTTACTCCCGCCGACTGTTATATCGAAGCTGCCGTTAGTGTCAGTCGTAAAATCTTAGATTTGATGCAGCGTAGCTATATTTCTGTTGCTCGAAGTACAGTCCGAGGTCTCAACCCTTTTCCTGCCCATTTTCGTCGCGACTGCACTATTATCGATAACTTTCCTCTTCTCAACGAGTTTGAACCCATCTCGACACCATTAGCCGAAGCAACAGGGCAACAATTTATCGTTCAGCAGTTACAGAATGCCCCTCAACCCGTAACCTTAATGGTAACTGGACCTCTAACTACCGTAGCCGAGGCGCTCTCTACTGAACCGACAATCGTTGAACAAATCGCTGAAATCATCTGGATGGGAGGAGCCTTAACTGTAAGAGGAAACGTTCAGAAAGCCTATGCCCCAGAA
- a CDS encoding thermonuclease family protein gives MKIKTAVMTSAILLVTCQVQAKNNLASMRLISIGDGDTVRLEQNQEITTVRLACVDSPETAQNPWGEMATKQLKQILPIGSEVQLRKVTVDKYGRTVGEIYQENKSINLKMIESGMAVVYHQYLEGCSETKEQYLAAEAQAKEEKLGFWNQSDADLCMPWNFRKGQCTSSTATLISIYC, from the coding sequence ATGAAAATCAAAACTGCTGTGATGACTTCGGCGATATTGCTTGTTACTTGCCAAGTACAGGCAAAAAATAATCTAGCTTCAATGCGATTGATAAGCATAGGAGATGGAGATACAGTGCGATTAGAGCAGAACCAGGAAATTACAACAGTAAGATTAGCGTGTGTCGATTCGCCAGAAACAGCCCAAAATCCTTGGGGAGAAATGGCTACGAAACAACTAAAACAAATATTACCTATAGGGAGTGAGGTTCAATTACGTAAAGTAACAGTTGATAAATACGGTAGAACAGTTGGTGAAATCTATCAGGAGAATAAGTCAATAAATCTCAAGATGATAGAGTCGGGAATGGCAGTAGTTTATCATCAGTATCTTGAAGGTTGCAGTGAAACTAAAGAACAGTATTTAGCCGCCGAAGCTCAAGCAAAAGAAGAAAAATTAGGATTCTGGAATCAATCAGATGCAGATTTGTGTATGCCGTGGAATTTCCGAAAGGGTCAATGTACCAGTAGTACTGCCACCCTGATCTCTATTTACTGCTGA
- a CDS encoding GNAT family N-acetyltransferase, whose protein sequence is MTNNCLPSGCVLRRATEQDIWTIRRLVLSAYLDFTQLRWQQFWLIEQENKTIACGQLRNFTAAQELGSLVVVPQQRGQGIGGYLTLHLIKQATKPLYLECLGSKLATFYSHYGFEVVTWQELPPGLKFKFGISQVVKTVFRLPVVFMRYHQSYSVFK, encoded by the coding sequence ATGACTAATAACTGTTTACCTTCTGGTTGTGTTTTACGTCGAGCTACGGAGCAGGATATTTGGACCATTCGTCGATTAGTTTTGTCTGCTTACCTCGATTTTACTCAGTTACGTTGGCAACAGTTTTGGTTGATTGAACAAGAAAATAAAACCATTGCCTGTGGACAGTTACGTAATTTTACTGCTGCTCAAGAATTAGGTAGTTTAGTAGTTGTGCCACAACAGCGCGGACAAGGTATCGGTGGTTATCTTACTCTTCATTTAATTAAACAAGCTACCAAACCTTTATATTTAGAATGTTTAGGCTCAAAATTGGCTACTTTTTACTCCCATTATGGGTTTGAGGTCGTTACTTGGCAAGAGTTACCCCCAGGGCTTAAGTTCAAGTTTGGCATATCTCAAGTGGTTAAAACTGTTTTTCGTTTGCCCGTGGTTTTTATGCGTTACCATCAATCTTATTCAGTTTTCAAATGA
- a CDS encoding phosphopantetheine-binding protein yields the protein MSKLAQRVEEVIASYFGVELDQVTPENRLIDLSNQPLEQNSLVTALKQEFEIELDEEVQAQAVTVEDVLDLVLYSW from the coding sequence ATGAGTAAGCTAGCACAGCGCGTAGAAGAAGTAATTGCTTCCTACTTCGGAGTCGAATTAGACCAAGTCACGCCTGAAAACCGTCTGATAGATTTGAGCAATCAGCCCCTCGAACAAAACTCTTTGGTCACTGCTTTAAAGCAGGAATTTGAGATCGAGCTTGACGAAGAGGTTCAAGCTCAAGCGGTGACGGTGGAGGATGTGCTCGATTTAGTGCTGTATAGCTGGTGA
- a CDS encoding HIT family protein, translating into MKTIFAKIIQGKVPASFVYQDEKVSAFMDIQPINPGHVLVIPNQEVASLTDLDEETGAHLFRIGHRIAKALRKSGLKCEGVDLFLADGQAAKQDVFYVHLHVFPRFAGDGFRWQFGQNYFNLPKREELERTAAAVKSALDSIESD; encoded by the coding sequence ATGAAGACAATTTTTGCCAAAATCATTCAAGGTAAAGTTCCCGCTTCATTTGTCTATCAAGATGAAAAGGTATCAGCTTTTATGGACATTCAACCCATTAATCCAGGACATGTGCTGGTGATTCCTAATCAAGAAGTTGCCTCTCTAACCGACTTAGATGAAGAAACTGGAGCTCACTTGTTTCGTATTGGTCATCGAATTGCGAAGGCTCTGCGTAAAAGTGGTCTAAAATGCGAAGGAGTCGACCTGTTCCTGGCTGATGGTCAAGCTGCCAAGCAAGATGTTTTTTACGTCCATTTGCATGTTTTTCCTCGATTTGCAGGAGATGGTTTTAGATGGCAATTCGGTCAAAATTACTTTAACTTGCCTAAAAGAGAAGAACTAGAGCGGACGGCAGCAGCAGTTAAATCTGCTTTAGACAGTATCGAGAGTGATTAA
- a CDS encoding SDR family oxidoreductase encodes MGTYLVTGANRGIGLEYCRQLKQRGDNVIAVCRSASDELENLGVSVETDVELSSNESVAKLVQRLDGQLIDILINNAGIVERISLDHLDLNSIRRQFEVNAIGPLRLTEALLSNLKKGSKIIMMTSRMGSIEDNTSGGSYGYRMSKVALSMAGKSLSQDLKSKEIAVAILHPGLVKTRMTGFTDSGSNRSFPPSQK; translated from the coding sequence ATGGGTACTTATTTAGTAACAGGAGCAAATCGAGGTATTGGCTTAGAATATTGTCGTCAACTCAAACAGAGAGGAGATAATGTGATAGCTGTCTGTCGCTCGGCTTCAGACGAATTAGAAAATTTAGGCGTATCAGTAGAAACGGATGTAGAACTTAGCTCCAATGAGTCGGTTGCTAAGTTAGTCCAAAGACTTGATGGGCAATTAATTGACATTTTGATTAACAACGCAGGTATTGTTGAAAGAATTAGTCTCGATCATTTAGATCTTAATAGCATCCGCAGACAATTTGAAGTTAATGCCATTGGACCACTAAGACTTACTGAAGCTTTGCTGAGCAATTTAAAAAAAGGCTCAAAAATTATCATGATGACTAGCCGTATGGGTTCAATTGAGGATAATACGAGTGGTGGCTCATATGGTTATCGAATGTCAAAAGTGGCTTTGTCAATGGCGGGTAAATCTTTATCTCAAGACTTGAAATCAAAAGAGATAGCTGTTGCCATTCTCCATCCAGGGTTGGTAAAGACCCGTATGACTGGTTTTACCGACTCTGGCAGTAACCGTTCATTTCCCCCCAGTCAAAAATAA
- a CDS encoding PQQ-binding-like beta-propeller repeat protein — MYRANSNRTGYYKTLGIKQLNGIKWKFRQSNTVSNWIPGWNWGVTSNNDMVCVSNPGGNIYGLSSQTGQQLWKHKLEKSNEPIYPVIAGNTIYLSYRRLDYSAIDEYLLAIDLSSGQKKWEFKLPLNLKTFTFDYALTSSSPAFFNDVIYIGGGNGCLYAINALSGELIWSFKTTKNKPLTAPAVSKDVVAVYSSDGNLYVVDILSGEQKWKFEIGSLSSLPSSLPIVPMIDEEKIYVIDDGNILHALDIQTGKSRWSFTLNNQPLTIPAVSQGILCVGSKDNILHGLNADSAEQVWEFKLDKFSQWSNLTVDNQSLYIGTQGSLQALDLSTGEHLWQFDIPMQDRWFLDSQMLLYGLLNQMINITAGSTKDLETFTEPVINNKTIYVGCSNGYLYALN, encoded by the coding sequence ATGTACAGAGCAAATTCCAATAGAACTGGTTATTATAAGACATTAGGTATTAAACAACTCAATGGGATTAAGTGGAAGTTTAGACAATCAAATACTGTCTCTAATTGGATTCCAGGTTGGAACTGGGGGGTTACATCCAATAATGATATGGTCTGTGTTAGTAATCCTGGTGGCAATATATATGGATTATCAAGCCAGACAGGTCAACAACTTTGGAAGCATAAGTTGGAAAAAAGTAATGAACCTATTTATCCAGTTATAGCTGGTAATACAATTTACTTAAGCTATCGTAGATTAGATTATAGTGCCATTGACGAATATTTACTAGCGATAGATCTTTCTTCAGGACAAAAAAAATGGGAGTTTAAACTTCCCCTAAATTTAAAAACTTTTACCTTTGACTATGCACTTACCTCTTCTTCACCAGCATTTTTCAATGATGTAATTTATATTGGAGGAGGTAATGGTTGTTTATACGCAATTAATGCTTTGTCTGGAGAATTAATTTGGAGTTTTAAGACCACTAAAAATAAACCTCTAACTGCTCCAGCAGTTAGTAAAGATGTTGTCGCTGTCTACAGTAGTGATGGGAACTTGTACGTTGTAGATATTTTGTCAGGAGAGCAAAAGTGGAAGTTTGAAATTGGCTCCCTATCCTCTTTGCCTAGTTCATTACCAATAGTACCAATGATTGATGAAGAGAAAATTTATGTAATTGATGATGGTAATATTCTACATGCTTTAGATATCCAAACTGGTAAGTCCAGATGGAGCTTTACACTTAACAATCAGCCACTTACTATTCCAGCAGTTTCTCAAGGAATTTTGTGTGTCGGTAGCAAAGATAATATTCTTCATGGTTTAAATGCAGATTCGGCAGAACAAGTATGGGAATTCAAGCTAGATAAATTTTCACAATGGTCTAATTTGACTGTTGATAATCAGTCGCTGTATATCGGAACTCAAGGTTCTTTGCAAGCATTAGATTTGTCAACAGGAGAGCATCTTTGGCAATTTGATATACCTATGCAGGATCGCTGGTTTCTAGATTCGCAAATGTTGCTTTACGGACTTCTCAATCAAATGATCAACATAACTGCTGGCAGTACTAAAGATTTAGAAACTTTTACTGAGCCTGTTATAAACAACAAAACTATCTATGTAGGATGCAGCAATGGATATTTGTACGCGCTAAATTAA
- a CDS encoding helix-turn-helix domain-containing protein, which translates to MPRLAPKPVELDERERKELEKIVTRHSTPQQIVKRGKIVLLASLGNNHRTIARELGISREMARLWRERWIELKQLKSEI; encoded by the coding sequence ATGCCTAGACTAGCTCCCAAGCCAGTAGAACTAGACGAGAGAGAACGAAAAGAACTAGAAAAAATAGTGACTCGTCATAGTACTCCTCAGCAAATAGTAAAAAGAGGCAAAATTGTGCTTTTAGCGTCACTAGGAAACAATCATCGAACTATTGCCAGAGAGTTAGGTATCAGCAGAGAAATGGCACGGCTCTGGCGAGAAAGATGGATTGAATTGAAACAGCTTAAAAGCGAAATTTAA